A segment of the Triticum urartu cultivar G1812 chromosome 1, Tu2.1, whole genome shotgun sequence genome:
tcctcgCTTCTTTcctgacgtccactccaagtctcctggatcacgtttgttccgaaaataactctcccgaatgtttcattccgtttggattccgtttgatattccttttctgcgaaacactgaaataggcaaaaaaaaaacagcaatttgcactgggcctttggttagtaggttagtcccaaaaataatataaaaggtatattaaaacccattaaacatccaaaacggataatataatagcatggaacaatcaaaaattatagatacgttggagacgtatcacagctCTAGGGTGCGCACTCTACCTTCCAACGGTAAGAAGGCCTTCAAGCCAGTGCGAGAGGATTGTGGACCTCTTTGGAGGTAGGATCTGATGGCTTGTTGGAAAGTTCCGTGGGAGTGGACGAGGAGGTGGCTACTGATGCTAGTGTTGCTTGTTGGTATTCAACCTAGTTCTGGTGTGGCTGCTGTTTTAGGCGTTTGGCCTCAGCGATTTAGGCTGGGCTCATTTTCTTTATCTTTTTCTTGCTTGTATCATTGTTAGGTTGTTAGTTGTTCTGGCACCCTGTATCTTTGCCATTTCGTTCTTATTTCTTTGTATTCTTTTATTTATAATCCTGGCTAGTTGATGGTTTTGTTAATTCAAGTCGGGTTAGGTTCGAGCCTTTTCTCAGGCTCGGCCACCTTTTgtgtaaaaataaataaattgaGTGAGCAGTTCCACGGTGCGCTTTTTTACATTGGCACTTCTTGTAGAAGCTCTTGTTTGATCTTTCAGCCGGAAATATAGCTGCCTCCTATAGGTTGGTATATCTGATATGCAAACATTAGAATATGGCTAGTGTTTGCAAAGGCCTGATGATAATCTATGCTTGCAATTATCACACGCAATAACTTCTCTTACTGTGTTTCTCTCTGTTTGCTCATCTAAACTCAACTGAATTGTCTCTTGACAAGTAAAAACTATTGTCTACTCTACATGAAAGAGATATAATGGATGTTTCATTCTAAACATTTGTCTTGACTGTAACTGTGTTGAAACGTCATCAAAATAGTTTGTCATTACTAAACAAGCATAAGCTGGCTTGGATTTTTATCAAATTCTTGCACCAGAATTGTTCGTAGTTTGTACTTCCATGATTTTGTGGATTGTTTTTGATacttttcttgcatgatacttcctCCGTCCGCAAAGACTTGTCGAAGAAATGGacccggacagagggagtactagttTTTATATCTGGGCAACTTTTGAAAATTTGGCTTTCTTACGCTTCATTAAAGAAAAATTGAAAGATCGGATGAGGATTATCGGAGCACACCTTGGAGCTCCTTGCTAGCTTTCTGACAATAAAGCTCCTGAATTTACATACCGGACATGCCCTCCTATCACAACCCGTGTGCTGGACATGGCTCTCGGATCACCAGCACATGGAGTTGAAGTTCACTTGGAGAGATGTGGAAGGATGCGTCTAGTCCCCCGTCATTCGACAACATAGATTTCAAGGATGGAAAGTCCTGGGCaattcaattacaaacaatgatGGACGCAGAGGTCAGCTGATGGACATTGTCGACAATGTCGCTCCTGGTTTCTACCGCATAAGCTTCAATACCTCCAAGTATGCACCGTCAGAGTTCTTCCCTTATGCGAGCATCAATTTGAGATAAAAAGCAGCCAGACGACCGAGCATTTCCATGTCCCTCTGTTGCATTCTCCTTTTTCCTTTACCACTTGCATTCTCATTTTTCCTTTACCACTTATTGTGATAGCTAAGCTGCCGATTCGTGTGTAAATTACATCGTGTGAAGATAGTGCTCTGAAATAAGCTAATATATATGGTTGTAAATGAGAGTCGATGCATGGCACTGCCATTGTAAAACTTAAATAATATTGTGATTTCTATGATGTATGTTTTGAAGATGATAGTCATGCAAACTTTTGTTTGCGCATAAGATGTATTTTTTAATGACTGTTTCTGCCATTGTAAAACTTGAATAATATTGTGATTTCTATGATGTATGTTTTGAAGATGATCGTCATGCAAACTTTTGTTTGTGCATAAGATGTATTAGTAATTTTTTATTTATGACTGTCTATACGTGTTGGTGCTATGTATGGCCGTGAGTAATTGTTTAATTGTGGTAGTGAGAAATCGGTAAGCATGACATTGTTGTGATATTATCTTTGAGTTTTGACGTTCATTTTGTCATCGATTAGAAATACTTGGTCATAGAGTTCTTGTTGATGTGTGTTCAATGGAAATGAGGGCGAATAACCATCTCTTTTTTTGTGGGTGAATAACAATCCTACTAGATGTTTGAACACACTTGCCAATTTGAAAAGCAAAATCGATGAACAAACAATTCAAAAATGTGAGAGTCACTACAAAAGAAAACTGTAACCACTGGAATTATTTTCATCAACATGCATCGGCTCAGGATATTCTTGTTTTCACGATAGTTTCCATCGATAAGAATAAGATGACGTAACAGCGCAGGTGAGGCTGTCGCAGGAGCAGCCAGCCCTGTTCAGATGATCTTAGATGCTGCCTCGGCGGAGGCCCTCGCCCTGCTAAAAGGTCTAGAGCTAGTTGAGAAGTTGGGCTGCACCCATGTCACATGTGAGTCTGATTGTTTGGAGTTAATCAACGCGTGCAATGGGGAGTTGGAGATCTTTGGTCCTTATACTGCAGCCTTAGCTGACTGTTTTGTAAGAGCTAAGATGATCAATGAAGTTACTTTCAAACACAGCCCGAGGGAAGCCAATCGAGTTGCTCACCATCTGGCTAAGCACTCTTATgatactcaattttcttttgAATGGGATGGAGATCCACCCAATTTCGTTCTTCCTTATGTACGTAATAAATGATGTAACTCTTTTAGCTGAGAAATAAAATATCGAGAGGTTTTCCCGTAAAAAAAATACGATGCATACTAACAAGGTCCAAATTTAACTGAAACCGCATAATGTATCCATCCCCCATTCCACATTTCTTAACCTAACCAGATAAGTAGTAGTAGTAATAGACTAGCCTAGCAGGCTAGCACTACACCTCTAGGTCACCATGCCAGCTTTGGCTTAGCTGCCGCCATTGTTCGGAGCAAAGTTGATCGCACCGTTGTGCATTGTTGTCGTCGCCGGCGACTGCTGCCGCATTTCACGTATCTTCCGGGATGAATCCACCATGTTCTTCATTGCCGGCGTAGCGAACGCTCCTGCCGCCGCCCCAAACGCAATCGCCGACGATTCTAAATAAAAATGCCCACGTGCCGCCGATCCTGCTGTCATGGCGGGCGCCATGCTACCAAACAGGCTCGCAGACGAGGCACGCTGCTGCTCATGGGAGCTCATGCCGGACAGCAGGGTTGAGTGGCCCGTCTGCTCGTACTCACGCCTGGTCGCCACGCGGGCGCTGAGCTCTCCTAGCTCGTACACCAGGGCCATGCACCGGGCGTCGCCGGCCAGATTGCCTGCCGCCGCCTTCTGCCGTCTGTCCAGTATCCTTGCGGCCTCGGCGTAGTCGCCGCGCTCGGCGGCCGCTCTCGCTGCCGCGATGTCTTGTGTTGCCTCCACTCGGAAACGCTCCACCTCGACCTCTATGGATGGCTCTTGGTCCGTCGTCACCTCCGCCGGCCTCTGCACAATGGCGTCCTCACCGGCCACCTCCATCGACTTCCCCGTCGCCGTGTCTTTGTAGGTGCAGCTCGCCTTGATAAGAGGTGTGGCCATGGCGTCATCGTCTGTGACACCGGCGACTCTTGGCACGTCCACCAACAGCAGGAAGCGCCTCTCCTCGTCGGCGTAGAGTTCGCCAATATCCACCGAGGCGGCACGTCCGTACGCAAGGACGCGGCTCTCATGGCGACCGGACTTGACGTCCCGGACGCGCACGTCAGGGTGTGGGCACGTGATGGCGATCCATGCCTCCTGTGCGGTGACGGAAAGGAGGCCGCCAATGCACTGCGCGAACGCGTCCTGCACCACCGCCTGGTTCTCGATGAAGGAGTACGTGCCGCCGGTCAGCTCAGCGATGGCGTGCATGGCCGCCGGATCATGGTCGGTACCGAAGCCGAACGTGTGTATCGGCGCCATCGGGCGGCCACCTCTTCTCGCCAGGGAGCGTGGCACCAGATATTGGTAGCTTCTTTGCTGCTGGTAACTGTCCTTGCCGTCCGAGAGCAGGATGATGCTGGCGACGGTGTTCTTGTGCTGGCGGCCGTCGAGTACCTTGGCGGCCATCTTAAGGCCCTTGAGGATATTTGTGAAGCCATCGGCGTAGAGCGACTGCACGGCGAGCTTCGCAGAGGCCTTCCCGGCTTCCGACATGCGCGCCAGCGGGGTGACCCGGCGAGCGTGGTCCGAGAAGGACACGACGCTGAGCCGGTCGGCGGGGCCAAGGTTGTCCACGACGAACCCCATTGCGTCCTTCAGTAGCTCGAGCTTCTGGCCGGTCATGCTCCCGCTGACGTCGAGCACCGTCACGAGGTCGACCGGCGTTTTTTCGGCGGTGGACGCCACGCCGGGAGCTTTGGCGTGCACCAGCACGGCGAAGCCGCCGTGGGCCGTGCCCCTCGCCACGGCCGGAATCTCGGAGTGTGTCTTGAGGACGAGCGCTTCTTGGACGACGCTCTGGCGATCGAGTGGCGGCTCCACGACGGGCTCGTCGTCGTCGTACACGCAGGTCTCCGGGGCGTTGTCTGTCCGGAACGGCAAGCTTGTCTGCACAGGCCCCGGCTGCATGAGCGTGTACTTGGAGAGGGGGTTCTCCGTGGCCGGGGGCAGTCCAGATCCAAAATAGCCCGTCGCTGACGGGGAAGAGAAGGGGTTGGCCGTGGACCGGTGCACCGGCTGCGCGGGCGAGCCACCGAAGGAGAAGGGGTTGGCCGTGGACAGATGCTCCGGCTGCGCGGGCGAGCCGCCGAAGGAGAAGCGGTTGGCCGTGGGACGATGCTCCGGCTGCGCGGGCGAGAAGGACCCATGCACCGTTCGGGCCGCGGGCGAGACGCCGAACGTGGTGGTGCGCGCGGCGTCGCAGACCGGACAGGTGGCCGCGGTGCCGGAGCGGGGGTGGAAGCAGGCGGAGCACCGGCTCTCCATGGATCGATCGGCGAGAACCGGGGATCGATCGAACGTGTTGGCGGTGGTGTGGGTGTATGGATGGATTCGAGTTGAAGATGTTTGAATTTGTGCACGTATTTATAGGCCATGCAAACCGATAGAGGAGAGGTGTAGTCAGCGTGAGTCTGGCGCCAACTCAACTGCGTTCGGTGGACGCTAAGGAAGAAGCATCGATCGATATGGAAGACATGGCAGCAGAGGCAGACTCGGTTTAGGACTTTAGGCTAGTTTAGCCACAGCCCAAATACACGGCAGTAAAAACACGCTGTTCATTCTCTCATATGTTATGTTCTTGTTTCGACTTCAGCAAGCAGCCTCATTTTGTTCTTCACTATTCATACGAGCCAATGTTTTGATTATTTTTGGGCAAAATTGTACGGAGAAAACAAATGCTTGCTATTTCTAACCTGCTAATTGGTGCATGCTTAGGCCTCCTTTCAAAGGATTTTCATACGGATTTTGAAGGACTAGAATCCTTGGGAATCTTTACTATGTTGGTTGTTTGATTCACATGATTAAGGATTTTCCTAAGGATTTTTTTACTACTTTCCATAAGATTTTTAGCATCCACTCAAAACCTTTTTGAAAAAACGTTTGTTTTTCCTATGATGCAGTCAAACAACACAAAATCTTGTAGGGTCGAGATGAGCATGCTACTTCAATTCTATGTTTTTTCTATTCTCACGTTTTTAAAATCTTGTAATGGATATGCCCATTCTAATTGTAGATAATGTTATCTGATCATTATGCTGCTGGTTTCAGATGATTCAAAGTTGCATGCCATCTTTCAAGCACAACGCTCCACTTGCATAAGATAAATACAGATGCGCCACTTTGAAGCTTCAGCCGAGACCATAATTTCCTTCTAGATGAACCGAGATCATAGTTTTGTACCGGACGGAGGCAACTTAGAGTTGGATGTTTGGGAGGCTGAAATTTGGAAGGAAAATAAATCAAAATTCTAATTTTTCAGTATCAAAAAATCATGAAACAATATACACATATACAAGGATATGATGTATatgagcaactctagcagaccccgcgcGCGAGTGGCGCGTCCGGTCGGACGGCGCGAGGAAGTGTGGGGCCCGAaagtcctggattaggaggtcttcggacagccggactatattcttttgccggactgttagactatgaagatacaagattgaagacttcgtctcgtgtccggatgggactctacttggcgtggaaggcaaactaggcagtacggatatggatatctcctcctttgtaaccgaccttgtgtaaccctaaccctctctggtgtctatataaaccggagggttttagtccgtaggacaacatacaatcataccataggctagcttctagggtttagcctctccgatctcgtggtagatcaactcttgtaatacccatatcatcaagaataaatcaagcagaacgtagggttttacctccatcaagagggcccgaacctaggtaaaacatcgtgtcccctgcctcctgttaccatccgcgttagacgcacagttcgggaccccctacccgagatccgccggttttgacaccgatattggtgctttcattgagagttcctatgtgtcgttgccattaggcttgatggctcctacgaccatcgatagcgatgcagtccagggtgagacttttctccccggacagatctttgtgttcggcggcttcgcactgcgggccaattctgtcaattgctcaacagtaatttgttcacccactgtagaatacttatgctcttgagagaagccactagtgaaacctatggcccccgggtctattctcatcatatcaatcttcatcactttaatcttgctttgctttttactttgcctttactttttactttgcatctttataccaaaaataccaaaaatagtatatctctcagatctcactctcgtaagtgaccgtgaagggattgacaacccctaatcgcgttggttgcgagtagctatcgttttgtggaGGTACGAgtgacttgagcgtggcctcctactggattgataccttggttctcaaaaactgaggaaaatacttacgctactctgctgcatcatcccttcctcttcggggaaaaccaacgcaagctcaagacgtagcaatcttcgatggattcgagcttCTGCCTTGTGtgtcacacggtcacgatgagtacgatttagctctaccatcagacagtgttcaggagatcgcaccggcagccgctccgaccctcaattcggagccagttgcgccatccatggacgggtggatggaccccgccacggaggccttagcctcagtggcgatcgagccgaatatcgaccttaccctgcacgagagccgtgttgtcagactgccggatctttctccggccacggactccgaaccgccttcACCCGT
Coding sequences within it:
- the LOC125533195 gene encoding E3 ubiquitin-protein ligase WAV3-like translates to MESRCSACFHPRSGTAATCPVCDAARTTTFGVSPAARTVHGSFSPAQPEHRPTANRFSFGGSPAQPEHLSTANPFSFGGSPAQPVHRSTANPFSSPSATGYFGSGLPPATENPLSKYTLMQPGPVQTSLPFRTDNAPETCVYDDDEPVVEPPLDRQSVVQEALVLKTHSEIPAVARGTAHGGFAVLVHAKAPGVASTAEKTPVDLVTVLDVSGSMTGQKLELLKDAMGFVVDNLGPADRLSVVSFSDHARRVTPLARMSEAGKASAKLAVQSLYADGFTNILKGLKMAAKVLDGRQHKNTVASIILLSDGKDSYQQQRSYQYLVPRSLARRGGRPMAPIHTFGFGTDHDPAAMHAIAELTGGTYSFIENQAVVQDAFAQCIGGLLSVTAQEAWIAITCPHPDVRVRDVKSGRHESRVLAYGRAASVDIGELYADEERRFLLLVDVPRVAGVTDDDAMATPLIKASCTYKDTATGKSMEVAGEDAIVQRPAEVTTDQEPSIEVEVERFRVEATQDIAAARAAAERGDYAEAARILDRRQKAAAGNLAGDARCMALVYELGELSARVATRREYEQTGHSTLLSGMSSHEQQRASSASLFGSMAPAMTAGSAARGHFYLESSAIAFGAAAGAFATPAMKNMVDSSRKIREMRQQSPATTTMHNGAINFAPNNGGS